In the genome of Arthrobacter sp. PAMC25284, the window CGCGATGGTGGTGACGGCGGCCATTGTGGCTGTCGGGTCCTTGGCCAGCGCCTCGCCGAACTTGGTGGCATCGAATTCAAAGGTGCCGGTCTTGGTGATCTTGATCCCGAATTCGGCCGGCGACTTGCCATCGATCGGTTGGGACACGGCCGAGATAATCGAGGCGTTGACGCCGCGGACAGTGCTGTCCCCGGTAAAGATGCCACCAGAGGTCACTGCTGCCCCCGAGGCATTGGTGCTGGCGACCACTGTGCTCTTCGTGGAAATCTGGGCCAGGACGCCGCTGACGGAACTCATCAGGTCCGAGGCGGCCTTGGTGATCTGGGCGTTGTCCTTCGCGACCGTGACCCGAACCGGCGTCTCGGAGACCTCGGACACCGTCAGCGAAACGCCAGTGAGCAAGCCTTCGAACTTGTTGGTTGCAGACGTGATGTTCTGCTCCGCGGCGGTGCCGGCCCAGAGCTTCACTTCGGCGTCCTGCGCGACGGTGATGTCGGCGAGCCCCACGGTGCCATCCGGGTCATCAATGGTGAAGGCGGCAGCCGCACCCGTCGCAGTAGAGGTGAACTGGAGGCGGAATTCCCCGCCGCCCACAGCAACTTTGCTGGCTGTGACGCCGGCACCCGCGGCGTTGAGTGCGGTGACGACGTCGTCCATTGAGCTCGTTGCGGGGGTAACGGTGACGGGTTCGCCGCCACCGCTCGTGATGGTCACCGTGGTGTAGGGCCAGGTCAGCATCTTTTGGGTGACGGAGACCTGGGGTTTCGCCAGTTTGGAAACCGTGAAATCAAGGGACCCCGCGCTGGCGCCGGCGCCCACCGAGGTGGTGACCTTGGCGGAGCTACTGGTGGCGGAGTAGAGGTCCAGCGCTTTGGGCTGGGTAAGTTTTGTGGCCTTGGTGGCAAGGTCCGCGAGGGCGGAATTGAGTCCCTGCAGGGCAGAGATGCGCGACTGGACGGCAGCCGCCCTGCTCTTCAGCAGAGTCTGGGGTGCCGCTTCGATGGTCATCAGCGAGTTAATCAGGGACGTCGTGTCCAAACCGCTGGAGAGGCCGTCGATTGAAAGACCCACGGGGGACAACTCCTTCGAACAGTGTTCCGGCTACAGGAGGCGGAGCGTAGTGGTGGGCGTGGCGTCCGGGGAGATGAATTTCCCTCCGGACGCCACGCGCATTCCCTAGCTATCAGGGGGGCTAGCTGAGCCTAGCCGTCCGGCTTCTGATTTAGCGCAGGAGCTGCAGGACACCCTGGTTGGACTGGTTGGCCTGCGCGAGCATGGCGGTTCCGGCCTGGGACAGGATGTTGTTGCGGGTGTACTTGACCATTTCCTCGGCCATATCCGTGTCGCGGATACGGGAGTTGGAAGCCGTCAGGTTTTCCTTGGCAACGTTGATCGTCTGCACAGCCGACTCGAGACGGTTCTGGGAAGCACCCAGTTCAGCGCGCGCGGTGGACACCTTGGTGATCTGAGTATCCAGCAGGGCGATTGACTTCTGAGCTGCATCAGCGGTTGAGAAGTCGAGCCCCGTCGTTGTGCCGACGACACCGATCTTGTCGGTGTCGGTCTGGGTGTCAAGACCCGCATTGGTGGACGTAGCGTCCACAACTCCGCCGTCCTTGGCCGTCACGACGATACCCGTGCCTGCGCCGTTGGCGTCTCGGACAGTCGACGCCGTGAAGTGTGCAGAGAAGTTCGCATCCTTGTTCAGGGCGCCGACGAATTCATCAACACTCTGGAAGTCGTCTGCATCTTGACCGGTGGGACCCTTGATGTTGTCATCGAGCTTCCCGGTTTCGATTTTGGTGGTGACGCCGTCCTTCACGGATGTGAACGTGTACTTGCCGGTGGTAGCTGCAGCCGACAGATCTGCAAGACCTGTCGATGCTGTCAGATCGAACTGTGTGCCCGAAGAGGCCAGCGACCCATCCTTTAGCGCGGAAGTGATCGTAGAAACATCGGCGTTACCGAGTTCCACAGTAATCCGGCTGGCAGCGTCGCTGTTGGCGCCGACCTGAAAGGCCAGCGACTTCGAGCCGTTCAACAGCTGGGTGCCGTTGAAGTTCGTCGAACCGGCGATGCGGTCGAGTTCCTTAACCAGGCTATCCGATTCGGTCTTGATGGCGCCGCGGGATTCGGCGTTGTTCGTGTCGTTGGCTGCCTGGACACCCAGGTCACGCAGGCGCTGCAGGATGGACTGGGCCTGGTTCAAGCCGCCTTCAGCGGTCTGAACAGCGCCGATGCCGTCCTGGGCGTTGCGAGCGGCAACCGAGAGGCCGCCGATCTGGGACTTCAGGCCCTCGGACAGCGCCAGGCCGGCCGCGTCGTCACCGGCGCGGTTGATCCGCATGCCGCTGGAAAGCTTCTCCAGTGACTTGGACAGGTCGGTCTGGGTGTTGGCCAGGCTGCGGTAGGCGTTGTTCGCAGCCATGTTGGTGTTGATCTGCATTCCCATGATGTTTCCTCCATGATTGGGACGAAGTGCGAGGGCCCATCCTTGGGCCTTCAGGAGTAGTTATCGCCACTTCCCCGTCGCACGTAAGCCAACTCACGGAAAAACTTTTTTTGACCGGCGTGCTAAAAATCCTCCAGGCTCAGGCGCGTCCCCTAAGGATGAGGTGCCAGTACACCCGCGGCAGGATGTTCCGTTCCAGGACCCACGTGCTGCGGTGTTCCTTCACGATCCCCAGCCACGGCACGGACGGCGTCGGCCGACGAAGGTGGTCGAACTCGGCGAACACCACGGTGGACCGGGAGACCGTGAACGGGGTGGTCGAGTAATGGTTGCACTTCTGGCACGGCTCCTTGCCTTGATAGAGGGACCTGAGATTCTTCGCCAGCACCATCGTCTGCTTCCGCAGCGCGGCACCGGACTTGAAGTTCTTCGTCCCCGCGGCGTCTCCCAAGGACCAAATCTCGGGATAGCGGCAGTGCCGCAAAGTCTCGGGGTCCACGTCCACGAAGCCGCCCGCGTCGCCGGCCCGGGTCAGGCCGGTTGCCTGAAGCCAGTCGGGGGCCACCTGCGGCGGGACGGCGTGCAGGAGGTCATAGTGGAGCAGCTCGCCGTCGGCGGTTCCAGCGCCGGCCCCTTCACCGACCGCGACAATCCGCACGGTCTGCGCCGCGCCATCCACCGCGGTGACCTCGGAGCTGGTCCGCAGCTCCACCCCATACTCGGCGATCTTCCGGTTGAGCTCATCGTCCACCACCGCAACGCCGTAGACCGTGGGGGTAGGCACCACCATCACAACGCGGATGTCATCCAGCACGCCCAGTTGCCGCCAGTAGTCGCAGGCGAGATACATGATCTTCTGCGTGGCGGCACGGCCGCATCCCAGATCCAGCGGACACCCTTGGGCATCACGTCTGACTGACGGCGGATAGCCTCCTCGGCCCGGGCGGTGCCGCCCCCGATGTGCGAAAACAACGGCTGGTAGAGGTGCCGTCGCTGGGCTCCACGACGACGATGTCCCGGATTCCGTAGCGCCGCAGCCGGGCCGCGAGCGAAATCCCGGCGTTGCCGCCGCCGATGATCACGACGTCGTGGTGCCTTGTCTGCATGGCGTCCGGACTGGCGGGCTATGACGGGACTGCTGCGGACAAAAGGACCAGGACCTCCCGGAAATGCCTGCAATGTAACTAACCGATCACAATGCAGTGCCGATAGTCCTTGTGAACCCAACTAATGGCGGCGATTTTGGTGGCAGGAATCCCGCTTGCCATTACCGTCTCTACAGTCATCCAAGGGAGTCTTCCGGACCATGGCCATCCACGAACTGTCAGCCCTGCTGTGGCGGGAGCGAGAACTCCTGGACGTTCTCACCTTCAAGCTGGAGGAGGAGCAACTGCTGCTCACCTCTGGTAAATCCCGCTGGCTGCCGCACGGCACTCGCGAAGTCGAACAGGTCCTGGGCCACCTCGCCAAGGCCAGCCTGGCGCGCACCATCGAAGCGGGCGTCGTCGCCGAGGCCTGGGGCCTTCCCACCGACGCGTCCCTGGCCCAGTTGGCCGCCGCCGCCCCCGAAGGTGCGTGGGCCGAGGTCCTGTCCGCCCATCTGGCTGCCCTCATCCGC includes:
- a CDS encoding flagellin codes for the protein MGMQINTNMAANNAYRSLANTQTDLSKSLEKLSSGMRINRAGDDAAGLALSEGLKSQIGGLSVAARNAQDGIGAVQTAEGGLNQAQSILQRLRDLGVQAANDTNNAESRGAIKTESDSLVKELDRIAGSTNFNGTQLLNGSKSLAFQVGANSDAASRITVELGNADVSTITSALKDGSLASSGTQFDLTASTGLADLSAAATTGKYTFTSVKDGVTTKIETGKLDDNIKGPTGQDADDFQSVDEFVGALNKDANFSAHFTASTVRDANGAGTGIVVTAKDGGVVDATSTNAGLDTQTDTDKIGVVGTTTGLDFSTADAAQKSIALLDTQITKVSTARAELGASQNRLESAVQTINVAKENLTASNSRIRDTDMAEEMVKYTRNNILSQAGTAMLAQANQSNQGVLQLLR
- the fliD gene encoding flagellar filament capping protein FliD; translated protein: MGLSIDGLSSGLDTTSLINSLMTIEAAPQTLLKSRAAAVQSRISALQGLNSALADLATKATKLTQPKALDLYSATSSSAKVTTSVGAGASAGSLDFTVSKLAKPQVSVTQKMLTWPYTTVTITSGGGEPVTVTPATSSMDDVVTALNAAGAGVTASKVAVGGGEFRLQFTSTATGAAAAFTIDDPDGTVGLADITVAQDAEVKLWAGTAAEQNITSATNKFEGLLTGVSLTVSEVSETPVRVTVAKDNAQITKAASDLMSSVSGVLAQISTKSTVVASTNASGAAVTSGGIFTGDSTVRGVNASIISAVSQPIDGKSPAEFGIKITKTGTFEFDATKFGEALAKDPTATMAAVTTIAGRVADAAKQASDPATGLISSKIIGQQSTAKDFTAQIESWDDRLALRRTTLQRTYSGLEVALSGMKAQSAWLSAQLAGLSGSSQS
- a CDS encoding flagellar protein FlgN encodes the protein MAIHELSALLWRERELLDVLTFKLEEEQLLLTSGKSRWLPHGTREVEQVLGHLAKASLARTIEAGVVAEAWGLPTDASLAQLAAAAPEGAWAEVLSAHLAALIRQTSLIKELRDSNEQYLRTAVRSTQESLADLRPAAAGTYNSHGKTGESAGSRIFDRQF